The nucleotide window tgctcttaagatctggcggcattacctATATGGTGTTAAATGTGAAGTGTTTAccgatcatcgtagtttgcatcatgtgttcacgcaaaaggatctgaatttgaggcagcgaaggtggatggaattacttaaatattatgatgtgaccattcaataccatccaggaaaggcaaatgtggtggcagacgctttgagtcgaaaagcggtgagtatgggtagtttagcttgcttgaatgtatccaagcgacctttggctaaagaaattcaaaccttagaatctaagttcatgcaattgggcatctcagaaagaggtggggtgttagctagtgttgaagtaagggccacattcattgaggagatcaaggccaaacaatttgaggatgaaaattcgGAGGAGCTTAAGAAGAGGACTGCgaatggtaaggcacaagagaccactcttgatgcggatgGTGTGCTAAGTTTTAAAGGGAGAATATGTGTTCatagagtagatgacttgattgatAAATTGTTGGCAgagtctcatggttcgcgatattctattcatctgggtgtgaccaagatgtatcgagatttgaagcgaatttattggtggtcgggcatgaaaaaggatatagcggagtttgtggcaaagtgtcaaaattgtcaacaagtgaagtatgaacatcgAAGGCATGCAAGTttacttcaaagaatgccaattccgaaatggaagtggaaaaatatagccatggattttgtggttggtcttcccaagactttggggaagtttgattctatttaggtagtggttgatagattgaccaagtcagcccatttttttccggtaagaatagattataatgctgagcaattggctaaagtttatgtgaaagagatagtgaggtcgCATGGGGTGCCcttctctatcatctcagatcgtggtacccaattcacatccaagttttggaggaaattgcatgatgaattaggcacacaactcacttttagtacaaccttccatccaTATACAGACgggcagtcagagaggactattcaagtattagaagacatgttgagggcatgtgtgattaaTTTTGGAGGACATcgggataagttcttacctttgtgtgaattctcctataatagtagttatcactccaacattgatatggcaccattcgagacactctatgggaggggatgtagatcacccataggatggtttgaggttagagatgtgaaaccattaggggttgatttagtgaaggatgctcaagataaggttaGGAGTATTCACGCTAAGcttttagcagcccagagtagacaaaagaagtatgcggattgatcttaggcatatttatatgcctaagttgtAAATAATTGTTCATAAAGTGCTTGAATTGAGGAATGATCTTGAGTCTATTAGCTTGATTTTTGTTATACTTGTGATGATTGTGCACTTACACACATGATTAATTATTTCAGGAACACTCGAAGGAATTGGAGTTGGAACGAAGAAATAAGGAGAAAAGACGCACAAGAAATTGACTAAGTGTGAAGACCCTAGGGCTTGTCGTACTGAGAGACGCATCACGCTAGCCCACAAAGTTCTGCAAGACTTCTGGGGAGTACTGCTTGGCGCAACGTGCCAGCCCCAGAAGTACTGAGGGCATACAAGAGGCGTGTTGAGAGGCGCCTCGCGCCAACATCCAAAGTTCTGCGCCAATTTTCAGGTGCGCTGCTTGGAGCACCGCACCACAAGTGGAACTTCTGCGCGCGCTGCTAGGCACGATGGAGGCGCGACACGTCCCACTTTTTCTGACTTTTCCAACTTTTAAACATTAAATAGGATTCCTAATTTGAGTAGGATTCATTCCCAAATTTTCCTACTATTATAAATAGGTCCTGAGGGCTCCATTATAGGGGTTCGACGTTTGATTTAGTGTGCAAGAGCAAGAATTCaagtttgtaataggttttaATTCAATAATTCGGTTGTCAATACAAGTtacttttatattcttgttttagtattttatgcttgcgcaccataagataaatctattgtctaatcttaaaattggGAGATGAGAGGTTAGATAGACCtcagaatatagagagctcgatcTATCCATTAAATTGAGGTGATTAatgttcaggagtgacgcccagacaaacaccttgcttggttacgaaataggatgaaatataaatgttcACCAGTTAGTCTaattatccccgctcaacgatgtagttagatagctaactaGGGTAGGCGACGAGAGGCGTATAACCCGAATCATATCATCAACCCTATAAACTAGTTACTTGACAACCGAAGTTAGTTCTAAgccaataatatgatacatgatattCATTATATGATGTAGCCCTGGAATTGCTtttaacttgcttgaaacattatatcaaagtcaTTCACAATTAGTTACTTTCAATTAGTTCATAATTATTagtaaataaacaataaatcatcaactcttgaaaaGGTTACTTTCTACTTTTAGTTGTAGAATTAAGTGAATATAAATTGATCATtagtcccttgggaacgataactcaTTTCTTAAAGAATCTACATTAGTTGCgtgaccacgtacacttgcgtgtatattggggagcaacaagtttttggcaccgctgccggggacttagaaattgatttatattcgATCTTCTTTAGTCtacaattaaaaatttcagaTATTAATTACTTGATCTTAGCTTGTTATTGCAGGCACTTGACTTTCAGGTCTGGCTAGGAAAGGAGAACTTGCCGAACCATACAACTAACCCGAATGAGTTCTACGAGAGCGTAGAAAAAGGAACCGTATGGAGCAAGGACGAGGAGAACTGGGCTTAGGTCTTCCGGGGAACATCAGGGATGATAATCAAGACAACGTAAATAACCTAGAAAATGTGAACAACCAAGGAAACCTGAATAACAGAGGGAATGGGAATAACCAAGGCATACCCCCTGTCATCCCAGCAAGGCCTGTACGTGATGTGGTAGTCCCACTCACAACTAATTTGGCATCTAGTATTAGGAAACCTCCACCGAGGGGTAGATTTGAACTAAAGCAGAGCATGGTACAAATCCTCTATTCTAATGGGCAATTCACTGGTCTCCTCCACGAGGATCCTCAAATCTATCTTAGGAACTTCGTAGATATTACTGATACATACATTCCAATTGGAGTCTCATCGGACTATGTGAAGCTGATGTTGTTCCCATACTCATTATTAGGAGCAGCAAGGCGTTGGTTAGATTCTGAATCACCAAACTCCATCACTACTTGGGATTTTCTAGCAAAGAAGTTCCTGAGTCGATTCTTCCTATCCAAGAAAACTGTTAAGCTGAGGGGTGAGATAATAAACTTTATTCAAAAACAATGGGAGGACATGTACCAAGCATGGGCGTGTTTCAAACAAATGTTGAATGCTTTCCCACACCACATGCAAACTAATAAGGTACTTGCTCACACTTTCTATGAGGGTTTAGATTATAATGCTCGTGCACTTCTTAATAGTGCAGCAGGTGGACAGGCCTTATCTAGAACAAGTGAAGAGTTCTTTGACTTACTCGATAAACTTTCTGAAGGGAACCAAGGATATGAGGGGGAAATGTCTAGAACCATAACCTAAAAGGCTGTAGGGATTTTAGATGTAGATCAAGCTACTGCCATAAATGCCAAATTAGATGCAATGCAACATAACATGGCCCTACATTTTAAACATAAATTAGGCACCGATAAACGTTGTACAACAGACATCCAATTGGTGTGAGGTATGTGGTAGTGGAACTCATGAAACAGAGCAATGTGAGACAAATTTGGATTCCGTAAATTATGGCAATACTTACAACCCTAGTTGGAAGAACCATCCTAACTTCTCATGGGGTGGgaaccaaaaccaaaatcagGCGCAAGGGGCTAATCACTACCGTGCTCAAGGGGCTGGGCAACAATACCAAAATCCTAACCAAGGCATAAATCCTAGTGCACCAAAAGGGGGGATGACCAATGAAGCTATTCTGAAAGCTCATGACTGAAATAGGGACCAAATTAAATGCTAGAATAGATAAGTAGGATGAAAACATCAGAAACATCCAGATGTCCCAAATGAGTTTAGAGAAACAAGTTGTGCAAGTGGTTAATTCTTTGAACTTGCATCCCCAAGGTGGGATGCCCGGTGATACTAAGCCCAACCAAAAGCAATTGCATGTGGTAAGTACTAGAAGTGGGTTGCAATTAGAGGTACTAGCTCCAAAGAAGAGAGATATTGAGGTAAGTAACAAAGAAAATAAGGTGGAAGAGGTAGTAAACACCTCCAATGTTGAGGTACCTGTTCCTCAAAAGAAATTACCACCTCAATTTCCATAAAGGTTGAAAAAGTAGAATGAAGATGAATGCTTCGGatagtttctctctctcttctttggTTGACATCTTGCAGGGTATCCCAAAGTATGCTAAATACGTGAAGGACATTGTGGCTAGCAAGAGGAGGCTCACGAAATATGAAATTGTAGCACTTACTAAGGAGTGCAACTTAAGGATCCACAACAGACTGCCCAAAATGTTAAAAGATTCGGGTAGTTTTACTGTGCAGATTACAATTGGGAAAAGTGTTCATGCCCGGGGATTGTGTGATTTGGGGGCAAGTATAAATTTGATGCCTTTATCTTTGTATCCAAAGCTTGGGTTGGGTAGTCCAAAAAGAACCACTGTTATTCTCCAACTCGCTGATAGATCCATTGCCAGACCTGAGGGGGTAGTAGAAGATGTGTTAGTTCAAGTAGGTTCATTGATTTTTCCTGTAGACTTTATGGTCTTAGATTTTGAACCTGACGCTGAAGTTCCATTCATTTTGGGATGACCTTTCATGGCCACGGGTAGGGCATTGATTGATGTAGCAGCTGGTCAACTAACTATGAGGGCTCATGACAAGgttgaggtatttgatgtttaccGCACTTTGAAATTGCCCTCTATTCATGAAGAGTTGTCTGCTATTACTGTGGTTGATCAAATAGTAGAATCACAAGTAGTTGTGTCGGAAAATCCCTTAGAAAGAGTGTTAGTAGGTCATGAGATGGATGGGGACACTGAGGCTCAAGAGATTGAATCGCTTGAATCTAGC belongs to Solanum stenotomum isolate F172 chromosome 1, ASM1918654v1, whole genome shotgun sequence and includes:
- the LOC125857119 gene encoding uncharacterized protein LOC125857119 yields the protein MSLEKQVVQVVNSLNLHPQGGMPGDTKPNQKQLHVVSTRSGLQLEVLAPKKRDIEGIPKYAKYVKDIVASKRRLTKYEIVALTKECNLRIHNRLPKMLKDSGSFTVQITIGKSVHARGLCDLGASINLMPLSLYPKLGLGSPKRTTVILQLADRSIARPEGVVEDVLVQVGSLIFPVDFMVLDFEPDAEVPFILG